One stretch of Pirellulales bacterium DNA includes these proteins:
- a CDS encoding DUF58 domain-containing protein, producing MPSAESYLKPEVIRQIGRLDLRAQFIVKGFMHGLHASPFHGFSVEFSEHRKYTPGDDPHDIDWQVFARTDKYYIKKFEAETNITGYLVMDLSRSMGYTFRQELTKFEYSICLAAALAYLMVHQQDPVGLVTFDEKIRDCIAPHSRRTQLSTILSVLARLRPTGTTDIARCLGQLAAMLKHRSLVMLFSDLLAEPEPVLAALRRLRHGGHDVIVFHVLDEAEVQFPFEGLVEFEEPESQDRLRVDAAGLRAEYLEELAAFRQTYRDAAFKSGIDYVPLDTSQPFDKALTEYLISRRARC from the coding sequence ATGCCCAGTGCCGAGAGCTATCTCAAGCCCGAGGTGATCCGCCAGATCGGCCGGCTCGATCTGCGGGCCCAGTTCATCGTCAAGGGTTTCATGCACGGGCTGCACGCCAGCCCGTTTCATGGCTTCTCGGTCGAATTCAGCGAGCACCGCAAATACACCCCCGGCGACGACCCGCACGACATCGACTGGCAGGTCTTTGCCCGCACCGACAAGTACTACATCAAGAAATTCGAGGCCGAGACCAATATCACCGGCTACCTGGTGATGGATCTCAGCCGGTCGATGGGCTACACGTTTCGGCAGGAGCTGACCAAGTTCGAGTACAGCATCTGTCTGGCCGCTGCGCTGGCCTACCTGATGGTCCACCAGCAAGACCCGGTCGGCCTGGTCACGTTCGACGAGAAGATTCGCGATTGCATCGCGCCGCATTCGCGGCGCACGCAGCTCTCGACCATTCTCTCGGTGCTCGCCCGGCTGCGGCCGACCGGCACGACCGACATTGCCCGCTGCCTGGGCCAACTGGCGGCGATGCTCAAACACCGCAGCCTGGTCATGCTGTTCAGCGACCTGCTCGCCGAGCCCGAACCCGTGCTCGCCGCGCTGCGCCGGCTGCGCCACGGCGGCCACGACGTGATCGTGTTCCACGTCCTCGACGAGGCCGAGGTCCAATTCCCCTTCGAGGGCCTCGTCGAGTTCGAGGAGCCCGAATCGCAAGACCGTTTGCGGGTCGACGCCGCCGGCCTGCGGGCCGAATACCTCGAAGAGCTGGCCGCGTTTCGCCAGACCTATCGCGACGCCGCTTTCAAGTCGGGGATCGACTACGTACCGCTCGATACGAGCCAACCGTTCGACAAGGCGCTGACCGAGTATCTCATCAGCCGTCGGGCCAGGTGCTAG
- a CDS encoding BatA and WFA domain-containing protein, translated as MEFVNPALLWGAALVAVPIVLHLLLRQKPRSLEFPALRLVARRREANRRKLRWRHWLLLLLRCAAIALLALAFARPTIKSSGAIANQALPVAAALVFDTSPRMEYRFQNQSRLAQAQDIAHWLLGQLPADSQVGVLESSLGSAVFQVDLAAALARVDRLQTTWQPQPLTAQLEAAVQLLAGSELDRKELYVFTDLAAAQWNAQPAPRLKELLSRLPGLGVYLIDVGQPQPRNLTLGTPQLNASVLTPGATLHIDAPLAAQGLGGSRTVELYLASGDAPPEKRHQAMVEVPENGSAAAAFSLAGLSEGLHQGHLRVLGEDGIAWDDIRYFTVQVRRPWPVRIVAAAPEDQTALFLAEALAPAQFRTDGRARFVCETVDWEAFRPEQLTGDAAVCLVDPPPLQAPLWNQLQKYVASGGGLAIFLGPAATPLEAFNAAAPQELLPAPLRQQARWPDGDQYLAPSNLQHPILARFRNLDPGPPWDLFSVYRHWQLGELHSGASTVITYRDGEPALVERPIGQGRTLTFTTSIAYRPRGKAWNLLPELDSWPFVVLTNEMLLYLVGNADDRLQYEPGQTALVRPERGERITSYLLVLPDGQRTRRTADASQASIAIAETDEPGQYRLESGGAADGFRRGFSVNVPPAQSDLARATPEMLKALLGDTEFRVAANRTEINRTIAVGRVGRELFGWIIVGLVLVMALEHWLSNRFYREPAGAGTTSTVPVPATAS; from the coding sequence ATGGAATTCGTCAATCCAGCGCTGTTGTGGGGCGCGGCCCTCGTGGCCGTCCCGATCGTGTTGCACCTGTTGTTGCGGCAAAAGCCCCGTTCGCTCGAGTTTCCCGCGCTGCGGCTCGTCGCGCGGCGTCGCGAAGCCAACCGCCGCAAGCTGCGCTGGCGCCACTGGCTGTTGTTGCTGTTGCGCTGTGCGGCGATCGCGTTGCTGGCGTTGGCCTTCGCCCGCCCCACGATCAAATCGTCCGGCGCGATCGCCAACCAGGCGCTGCCCGTCGCCGCGGCCTTGGTCTTCGACACTTCGCCGCGGATGGAGTACCGCTTCCAGAATCAATCCCGCCTCGCCCAGGCGCAGGACATCGCGCACTGGCTGTTGGGCCAATTGCCGGCCGACAGCCAGGTGGGCGTGCTCGAATCGTCACTCGGGTCGGCCGTGTTCCAGGTCGATCTGGCCGCCGCCTTGGCCCGCGTCGATCGCCTGCAAACCACCTGGCAGCCGCAACCGCTGACGGCGCAGCTCGAAGCCGCCGTGCAACTGCTCGCCGGTAGCGAGCTGGACCGCAAAGAGCTCTACGTCTTCACCGACCTGGCCGCCGCGCAGTGGAATGCCCAGCCGGCGCCGCGACTGAAAGAACTGTTGTCCCGGCTGCCCGGCCTGGGCGTCTACCTGATCGATGTCGGCCAACCACAGCCGCGCAATCTCACGCTCGGCACGCCCCAGTTAAATGCCTCGGTGCTCACGCCCGGCGCAACGCTCCACATCGACGCCCCCCTCGCCGCGCAAGGGCTCGGCGGCTCGCGCACCGTCGAGCTGTATCTCGCCTCGGGCGACGCGCCGCCCGAAAAGCGCCACCAGGCCATGGTCGAAGTGCCGGAAAACGGCAGTGCCGCGGCCGCGTTCAGCCTGGCCGGATTGAGCGAAGGCCTGCACCAGGGCCATCTGCGCGTCTTGGGTGAGGATGGCATCGCCTGGGACGACATTCGCTATTTCACGGTCCAGGTGCGCCGTCCTTGGCCCGTGCGGATCGTCGCGGCCGCGCCCGAAGATCAGACGGCGCTGTTTCTCGCCGAGGCGCTCGCCCCCGCCCAGTTCCGCACTGATGGCCGCGCGCGCTTCGTCTGCGAAACGGTCGACTGGGAGGCGTTTCGTCCCGAACAGCTCACAGGCGACGCCGCCGTCTGCCTGGTCGATCCACCGCCGCTCCAGGCGCCCCTTTGGAATCAGCTCCAAAAGTACGTTGCTTCCGGAGGCGGACTGGCAATCTTTCTGGGGCCCGCGGCTACGCCGCTCGAAGCGTTCAACGCTGCCGCGCCTCAAGAGCTCTTGCCGGCGCCCCTGCGCCAACAGGCGCGTTGGCCCGACGGCGATCAATACCTCGCCCCGTCCAATCTGCAGCACCCTATTTTGGCGCGATTCCGCAATCTCGATCCCGGCCCGCCCTGGGATCTGTTCTCCGTTTACCGCCATTGGCAATTGGGCGAGCTGCACTCCGGCGCCTCGACCGTCATCACCTATCGCGACGGCGAGCCCGCGCTCGTCGAGCGACCGATCGGGCAGGGCCGTACGCTGACGTTCACGACCTCGATCGCCTATCGACCGCGCGGCAAGGCCTGGAACCTGCTGCCCGAGTTGGATAGCTGGCCCTTCGTCGTGCTGACCAACGAGATGCTGCTATATCTGGTCGGCAATGCCGACGACCGCCTGCAATACGAACCCGGCCAGACCGCCTTGGTGCGCCCCGAGCGCGGCGAACGCATCACCAGCTATTTGCTCGTGTTGCCCGACGGCCAGCGCACCCGCCGCACGGCCGATGCATCGCAAGCCTCGATCGCCATCGCCGAGACCGATGAGCCTGGCCAATACCGGCTCGAGTCGGGCGGCGCCGCCGACGGCTTTCGCCGCGGCTTCAGCGTCAACGTCCCGCCGGCGCAAAGCGACCTGGCCCGCGCCACGCCCGAGATGCTCAAGGCCCTGCTGGGCGACACCGAGTTTCGCGTGGCAGCCAACCGGACCGAAATCAACCGCACCATCGCCGTCGGTCGCGTCGGCCGCGAGCTCTTCGGCTGGATCATCGTCGGGCTGGTCCTGGTGATGGCTTTGGAACATTGGCTGTCGAACCGCTTTTACCGCGAGCCGGCCGGCGCAGGCACCACGTCGACCGTGCCGGTGCCGGCTACCGCCTCTTAA
- a CDS encoding glutamine amidotransferase has translation MRLSLSPVGGYWLVALVACALVVLLWRVAPRAQTPFRRRVLTVLRVITVALVLLAMLRPTLVHTTTRRQSATLLVLADCSRSMSVADGLNNQSRWNTLRATLDESLPALRELAQDLQVKLFAFDAEARAVELADQLDLPAAPIGDQTALGAVLDDLLRRESGQRLAGVILLTDGAQRAYAPRDTAPQTVARRLADLGYPLHTVAFGQARGTGQTRDVSLADLAVNPTVFAKNQLVVAAAARLSGFANQDVPFELLFETAPGQMTRVADTSLRGDDAGDPEPVSLSYAPPVPGEYKLTLAAPPQPGELVTTNNTLSTFVTVTKGGLNVLYLEGALRPEQTFLTRSLDASDDIKCDYLRLDALERDSRPPDLAERFQPGRYDVYLLGDVAADIFTPAELASLAAAVRGGAGLIAIGGLYSFGGGGWDSTPLADLLPIEISPLDRQSPDEPVRADLHLTSPPQMLPTQIGERHFVMLLTDAAHNRAAWQALPPLRDGANRFRGLQPRAVVLAESAQGEPLLVARDIGAGRVLAFAGDSTWRWWMAGHADEHRRFWRQVMLWLAHKEDAHDAGAWVRLAQRRFAPGQRVEFTAGYKSESGNAAAVQLEAQVALPDGRNQPARLIKDSATWTGSVDEARAPGDYTLTVTAHDAAGNALGTAKARFLVFEQDLELDNPAADPQLLASLSAMTDGDSVPPEQFSSLLARLRNQPLDLEVATQSKVELWDNGPLLILIVGLWSLDWFLRKRWGLV, from the coding sequence GTGCGCCTGTCGCTGTCACCCGTCGGCGGCTACTGGCTCGTAGCCCTCGTCGCCTGCGCCCTGGTGGTGCTGCTGTGGCGCGTGGCGCCGCGCGCGCAGACACCGTTTCGGCGCCGTGTGCTGACGGTGCTGCGTGTGATCACCGTGGCGCTGGTGCTGCTGGCCATGCTGCGGCCCACTCTGGTCCACACCACGACGCGCCGCCAGTCGGCCACGCTGCTCGTGCTGGCCGATTGCTCGCGCAGCATGAGCGTTGCCGACGGCTTGAACAACCAGTCGCGCTGGAACACGCTCCGCGCGACGCTCGACGAATCGCTGCCCGCCTTGCGCGAGCTGGCGCAGGACCTGCAGGTCAAGCTGTTCGCGTTCGACGCCGAGGCCCGCGCCGTCGAGCTCGCCGACCAGCTCGATCTACCCGCCGCGCCCATCGGCGATCAGACGGCCCTGGGCGCCGTGCTCGACGACTTGCTCCGCCGCGAGTCGGGCCAGCGCTTGGCCGGCGTGATCTTGCTCACCGACGGCGCGCAGCGCGCCTACGCACCCCGTGACACCGCGCCGCAGACCGTCGCCCGCCGGCTCGCCGACCTGGGCTACCCGTTGCACACTGTCGCCTTCGGCCAGGCCCGCGGCACCGGCCAGACGCGCGACGTGTCGCTCGCCGACCTGGCGGTCAATCCCACGGTGTTTGCCAAGAATCAGCTCGTGGTTGCCGCCGCCGCACGGCTCAGCGGCTTTGCCAACCAGGACGTGCCCTTCGAGCTGCTCTTTGAAACCGCGCCCGGCCAGATGACCCGCGTCGCCGACACGAGCCTGCGCGGTGACGACGCTGGCGATCCGGAGCCGGTCTCCCTGAGCTATGCGCCGCCGGTCCCGGGCGAATACAAGCTCACGCTCGCTGCGCCGCCCCAGCCCGGCGAACTGGTGACCACCAACAACACCCTGTCGACCTTTGTCACTGTCACCAAGGGTGGCCTCAACGTGCTCTATCTCGAAGGCGCCTTGCGTCCGGAACAGACGTTTCTGACGCGCTCGCTCGACGCCTCGGACGATATCAAGTGCGACTACCTGCGGCTCGATGCTCTCGAGCGCGATTCGCGCCCGCCCGACCTGGCCGAGCGGTTTCAACCGGGCCGCTACGACGTCTATCTGCTCGGTGACGTCGCCGCCGACATCTTCACTCCCGCCGAGTTGGCAAGCCTCGCCGCGGCGGTCCGCGGCGGCGCCGGACTGATCGCCATTGGCGGCCTGTACAGCTTTGGCGGCGGCGGTTGGGACAGCACCCCGCTGGCCGATTTGCTCCCCATCGAAATCAGCCCGCTCGATCGCCAAAGTCCCGACGAACCGGTCCGTGCCGATCTGCATCTCACCTCACCCCCGCAAATGCTGCCCACGCAGATCGGCGAGCGCCATTTCGTCATGCTGCTGACCGATGCCGCGCACAACCGCGCCGCCTGGCAGGCGCTACCTCCCTTGCGCGACGGTGCCAACCGCTTCCGCGGGCTGCAACCCCGCGCCGTGGTACTGGCCGAATCGGCACAAGGCGAGCCGCTCTTGGTGGCGCGCGACATCGGCGCTGGCCGCGTGCTGGCCTTCGCCGGCGATTCGACCTGGCGCTGGTGGATGGCGGGCCATGCCGACGAACACCGCCGCTTTTGGCGCCAGGTGATGCTCTGGCTGGCGCACAAAGAAGACGCTCACGACGCCGGTGCGTGGGTCCGGTTGGCGCAGCGCCGCTTCGCCCCCGGGCAACGCGTCGAGTTCACGGCCGGTTACAAGTCGGAGAGCGGCAACGCCGCTGCCGTGCAACTCGAGGCTCAGGTCGCACTGCCAGACGGCCGCAACCAGCCGGCGCGGCTCATCAAAGACTCGGCCACCTGGACCGGCAGCGTCGACGAGGCCCGCGCGCCGGGCGACTACACGCTGACCGTCACGGCGCACGATGCGGCCGGCAACGCGTTGGGCACCGCCAAAGCGCGGTTCCTCGTCTTCGAGCAAGACCTCGAGCTCGACAATCCCGCGGCCGATCCGCAATTGCTTGCGAGCCTCTCGGCGATGACCGACGGCGACTCGGTGCCGCCCGAACAGTTTTCGAGTCTGCTGGCGCGGCTGCGCAACCAGCCGCTCGATCTCGAAGTCGCGACCCAATCGAAAGTCGAGCTCTGGGACAACGGTCCCCTGCTCATCTTGATCGTCGGCCTGTGGAGCCTCGATTGGTTCTTGCGCAAGCGCTGGGGCCTGGTCTGA
- a CDS encoding ferritin-like domain-containing protein: MAASNAEVIAELSRSYEMELETVANYLAHSVNLDGVRAEEIKKSLAADVAGELGHAQQIGQRIKQLGGLVPGSLSLKFDQKMLQPSGDTTNVVDVIKAVIAAEEGAVAQYKKIIRATEGEDYVTQDLCIRLLTDEEAHLIQFRGFLKEYQQS, from the coding sequence ATGGCCGCCTCGAACGCAGAAGTCATCGCCGAGCTGAGTCGATCGTACGAGATGGAATTGGAGACCGTGGCCAACTACCTGGCCCATAGCGTCAACCTCGACGGCGTTCGCGCCGAAGAGATCAAGAAGTCGCTGGCCGCCGACGTCGCCGGCGAATTGGGCCACGCACAGCAGATCGGTCAACGCATCAAGCAGCTCGGCGGCCTGGTGCCCGGCTCGTTGTCGTTGAAGTTCGACCAGAAAATGCTGCAGCCGTCGGGCGACACGACCAACGTGGTCGACGTGATCAAGGCCGTGATCGCCGCCGAGGAAGGCGCAGTCGCTCAGTACAAGAAGATCATCCGCGCCACCGAGGGCGAAGACTACGTCACTCAGGATCTCTGCATCCGGCTGCTCACCGACGAGGAAGCCCACCTGATTCAATTCCGTGGGTTCCTGAAGGAATATCAACAGAGCTAA